A part of Aspergillus flavus chromosome 1, complete sequence genomic DNA contains:
- a CDS encoding putative citrate synthase Cit1, which yields MAMPMRTTRHATKLAQSSRLLAQYTSRRSYATAEPDLKSALKAVIPAKRELFQQVKQRGDDVIGEVKVANVIGGMRGLKSMLWEGSVLDPDEGIRFHGKTIKDCQKELPKGTSGTEMLPEAMFWLLLTGQVPSTSQVRAFSRELAEKSHLPQHILDLIKSFPRNMHPMTQLSIAVAALNTESQFAKAYEKGLNKADYWEPTFDDSISLLAKIPRVAALVFRPEEIDAVGTQALDVSQDWSYNFAELLGKGGQQNQDFHDLLRLYLALHGDHEGGNVSAHATHLVGSALSDPFLSYSAGLLGLAGPLHGLAAQEVLRWILSMQEKIGTKFTDEDVRTYLWDTLKSGRVVPGYGHGVLRKPDPRFEALMDFAATRPDVLANPVFQLVKKNSEIAPGVLTEHGKTKNPHPNVDAASGVLFYHYGFQQPLYYTVTFGVSRALGPLVQLIWDRALGLPIERPKSINLLGLKK from the exons ATGGCCATGCCCATGCGAACCACTCGCCATGCTACCAAGCTGGCTCAG TCTTCGCGCCTATTGGCTCAGTATACCTCTCGCAGATCTTATGCGACGGCGGAACCCGATCTGAAGTCCGCCCTCAAGGCGGTCATCCCCGCCAAACGTGAACTCTTCCAGCAGGTGAAACAACGGGGTGACGATGTGATTGGTGAGGTCAAAGTTGCCAATGTCATTGGTGGTATGCGTGGTCTCAAGTCGATGCTCTGGGAGGGCTCGGTCCTTGATCCCGATGAGGGGATCCGCTTCCACGGCAAGACCATCAAGGATTGTCAGAAGGAGCTCCCTAAGGGTACCTCCGGTACCGAGATGTTGCCCGAAGCCATGTTCTGGCTCCTCCTGACGGGACAGGTCCCCTCGACCAGCCAGGTGCGCGCCTTCTCGCGCGAATTGGCCGAGAAGTCCCACCTCCCTCAGCACATCCTGGACCTCATTAAGTCCTTCCCCCGCAACATGCACCCCATGACACAGCTGTCGATCGCCGTCGCTGCTCTGAACACTGAGTCGCAGTTCGCCAAGGCCTACGAGAAGGGCCTGAACAAGGCCGATTACTGGGAGCCCACATTCGACGACAGCATCTCGTTGCTGGCCAAGATCCCCCGTGTCGCCGCATTGGTCTTCCGCCCCGAGGAGATCGACGCTGTTGGCACCCAAGCTCTCGACGTGAGCCAGGATTGGTCTTACAACTTCGCAGAGCTACTCGGCAAAGGTGGTCAACAGAACCAGGACTTCCACGATTTGCTGCGTCTGTACTTGGCCCTGCACGGTGACCACGAGGGCGGTAACGTGTCTGCCCACGCTACCCACTTGGTTGGAAGCGCCCTGAGCGACCCCTTCCTGAGCTACAGTGCGGGTCTTTTGGGTCTTGCCGGACCTCTGCACGGCCTTGCTGCCCAGGAAGTCCTGCGGTGGATCCTGTCCAtgcaggagaagatcggAACCAAGTTCACTGACGAGGACGTTCGTACCTACCTCTGGGACACCCTGAAGTCGGGCCGTGTCGTCCCTGGCTACGGCCATGGTGTCCTCCGCAAGCCTGACCCTCGTTTCGAGGCTCTCATGGACTTTGCTGCCACTCGCCCTGATGTCCTGGCCAACCCTGTCTTCCAATTGGTCAAGAAGAATTCCGAGATCGCCCCTGGTGTTCTTACGGAACATGGAAAG ACCAAGAACCCCCACCCCAATGTTGACGCCGCGTCTGGTGTTCTCTTCTACCACTACGGATTCCAGCAGCCCCTCTACTACACCGTCACCTTCGGTGTCAGCCGTGCTCTGGGCCCTCTCGTCCAGCTCATCTGGGACCGTGCCCTCGGCCTGCCCATCGAGCGTCCTAAGAGCATTAACCTCCTGGGCCTGAAGAAATGA